From a single Streptomyces misionensis genomic region:
- the casB gene encoding type I-E CRISPR-associated protein Cse2/CasB gives MTITAPPVTRLSLYRTYVEEITARCGADPGVRVALRKGLRRGLNDVGSMHRIVAPWLPEERGEAEERAFYAVAAMIADRPRHSFTTPDTDADETTPEPDGQDLPAAGNEPKTSSTAGKEAEPAEGRKPPARARRDSLGASFARAVVAQGGQTGVRQDTAEARLNLLTRQSLEGVHRHLPGSVRLLRASDTDIDFAVLLADLAAWPRYSKAISRRWLQDFYRIRNSAIEAAARRHDSEDDETGDPN, from the coding sequence ATGACCATCACCGCCCCACCTGTCACCCGGCTTTCCCTGTACCGCACATACGTCGAAGAGATCACCGCCAGGTGCGGTGCCGATCCCGGTGTCCGGGTCGCTCTGCGCAAGGGACTGCGCCGCGGGCTGAACGACGTCGGCTCCATGCACCGCATCGTCGCCCCGTGGTTGCCCGAAGAGAGGGGAGAGGCGGAGGAGCGTGCCTTCTACGCCGTGGCCGCGATGATCGCCGACCGGCCCCGCCACTCCTTCACCACCCCCGACACCGACGCCGACGAGACGACGCCGGAGCCCGACGGACAGGACTTGCCGGCCGCCGGCAACGAGCCGAAGACATCATCGACGGCGGGCAAGGAGGCGGAACCCGCAGAAGGGCGGAAGCCACCTGCGCGAGCCCGCCGGGACAGCCTGGGCGCTTCCTTCGCCCGTGCCGTCGTCGCGCAGGGCGGACAGACCGGGGTCCGTCAGGACACGGCCGAAGCCCGCCTGAACCTCCTGACCCGACAGAGTCTGGAGGGAGTCCACCGTCATCTGCCCGGCAGCGTGCGACTGTTGCGCGCCAGTGACACCGACATCGACTTCGCCGTCCTCCTGGCCGACCTGGCGGCCTGGCCCCGGTACTCCAAGGCCATCTCCCGGCGCTGGCTCCAGGACTTCTACCGCATCCGGAACTCCGCCATCGAAGCCGCCGCCCGCCGCCACGACAGCGAGGACGACGAGACCGGCGACCCGAACTGA
- the casA gene encoding type I-E CRISPR-associated protein Cse1/CasA: MFTVSTFPLDEAPWIPVLWTPAAQAGGKHLPPLVGLRTVLARSHEISSLAITEPPAYSAVLRTLYALTARVCALDEDDDGSGEDWSERRLNILDTGRLPADGIIAYFDAWAHRLCLFGERPWMQDPRLAEQCDPARSAGVNKLVPTRPSGNNHAWFTHVQDGDPDPVPAGEAALSLLTWHYYGPSGRGSARTVGGTASANMKAGPLRGALSYHPEGSTLFETLLAGLLHPDPQVSRTTDRCMWEWEELPDPDAPPPPVQGPCSRLTAVSQHALLLIPDPDDENVVTDAFITWAYRDGRLPRDDPFLIWQISQQGNPYPRPADSGRALWRDIDSLLLLKPGGTAQARHPEVFSPSHALEVSDVLDRPLAVRALGFEQDGQAKDRQFVAGLTPPVLDRAEETNPAVAPAVGWLRRTGELYGRRVQYAVRRACQLYTRETRPKEADNWAERAAALYWPHAEEEFWSRFDGLDPSGALLVEAGLDRNAARRAFLRIAERAYASVTEPVCHTQRGARAVADARTELYGGNRRPRS, from the coding sequence ATGTTCACGGTGTCCACCTTTCCCCTTGACGAAGCACCGTGGATCCCGGTCCTGTGGACTCCGGCCGCCCAAGCAGGCGGCAAGCACCTCCCGCCGCTGGTCGGCCTGCGCACCGTGCTGGCGCGCAGTCACGAGATCAGCTCGCTCGCCATCACCGAACCGCCGGCCTACTCCGCGGTCCTGCGCACGCTGTACGCGCTCACCGCCCGGGTGTGCGCGCTGGATGAGGACGACGACGGATCGGGAGAGGACTGGTCCGAGCGCCGTCTGAACATTCTGGACACGGGTCGTCTGCCCGCCGACGGCATCATCGCCTACTTCGACGCCTGGGCGCACCGGCTGTGCTTGTTCGGCGAGCGGCCTTGGATGCAGGACCCGCGCCTGGCCGAACAGTGCGATCCGGCGCGTTCGGCCGGGGTCAACAAGCTGGTGCCGACCCGGCCTTCCGGAAACAATCACGCCTGGTTCACCCACGTTCAGGACGGCGACCCTGACCCCGTCCCCGCCGGTGAAGCCGCCCTGAGCCTGCTGACCTGGCACTACTACGGCCCCTCCGGACGAGGCTCCGCCCGCACCGTCGGTGGAACCGCGAGCGCGAACATGAAGGCGGGCCCGCTGCGCGGCGCGCTCTCCTACCATCCCGAGGGCTCCACCCTCTTCGAGACTCTCCTGGCGGGCCTCCTTCACCCGGACCCGCAGGTGAGCCGTACGACGGACCGCTGCATGTGGGAGTGGGAGGAACTGCCCGACCCGGACGCGCCACCGCCCCCCGTGCAGGGGCCCTGCTCGCGGCTGACGGCCGTCTCCCAGCATGCCCTGCTCCTGATCCCCGACCCGGACGACGAGAACGTCGTGACGGATGCCTTCATCACCTGGGCCTACCGCGACGGGCGTCTGCCGCGCGACGACCCGTTCCTGATCTGGCAGATCAGCCAGCAGGGCAACCCCTATCCCCGGCCTGCGGATTCGGGGCGCGCGCTGTGGCGGGACATCGACAGCCTGCTGCTGCTCAAACCCGGCGGCACGGCCCAGGCCCGCCACCCCGAAGTCTTCTCCCCTTCCCATGCCCTGGAAGTCTCCGACGTGCTGGACAGGCCACTGGCCGTGCGTGCTCTCGGCTTCGAGCAGGACGGGCAGGCCAAGGACCGGCAGTTCGTCGCCGGGCTGACCCCGCCCGTCCTTGACCGGGCCGAGGAAACCAACCCGGCCGTCGCGCCGGCGGTCGGCTGGCTGCGGCGCACCGGCGAGCTGTACGGGCGGCGCGTGCAGTACGCGGTGCGCCGTGCCTGCCAGCTCTACACCCGTGAGACCAGGCCGAAGGAAGCTGACAACTGGGCAGAGCGGGCCGCCGCCTTGTACTGGCCGCACGCCGAGGAGGAGTTCTGGTCCCGCTTCGACGGCCTCGATCCGAGCGGCGCGCTCCTCGTCGAGGCCGGACTGGACCGTAACGCTGCCAGGCGGGCGTTCTTGCGGATCGCGGAACGGGCCTACGCGAGCGTCACCGAGCCGGTGTGCCACACCCAGCGCGGTGCGCGCGCTGTCGCCGACGCCCGTACCGAGCTCTACGGCGGCAACCGGCGTCCGCGCTCCTGA
- a CDS encoding CRISPR-associated helicase/endonuclease Cas3: MSDVVVPDQVDVRVWGKERGLPYPYPLICHLLDVAAVFGALWDVLLHPRLRARVAGELGLGVGEARAVLAWWAGLHDLGKITPPFQAQVPDAFRALTGDGVYVAAAGAERLAGFRHELGTHWALVSLLAEAGYPVSRVQARSLPHQVAQLLGGHHGCFADVVPPRQAAAAGQYQAGLGQRGWQEQRRCHLEAVRRVVGAETVPAGQLSAATSVRVYGLVVLADWLASSVEWILPGLPSRTWPGSAEQLDAHYRQAARDAPGVVATARLGRTEFPRKKALKFEELFPFTPNALQQDIAEVLPGLVGQEGSGLVLVTAPTGDGKTEAALFAAATLGRASGARGVYFALPTMATADQMFPRVASFAERVLTGERALLLMHSAAWLSPAMDGVQGGRATDTWSLKETVGQGEQDADASDDEFSAAPATAVEARAWLREGGKRGFVAPLGAGTIDQALAAVLLVSFNALRLFGLSDKVLIVDEAHAYGPWMQTLMVRLLEWLGALRAPVVLLSATLTGRSASSLVDAYRRGAGYTAPCNIQPAYPGWLFTDAATGEVSHARAVATLRPRTLDLSLRQVTWDCDDSEARLKPGGRRGVLREVLAPVAEFGGTALVCCTTVAEAQRTFRDLRRAFPALARRKGGLRLLHSRFPGLLRQEITADCEHAYGKPGPDEQPCARPASILVATQIVEQSLDFDFDLVVSDLAPLALLLQRAGRGRRHARGAAGRPHWARAEERPALVILEPTGPDGATEPPRSWGDVYDHSLLLRSAALLREKAGQGIAVPGDVQHLVDAVYAQDFTDRLKEAGGEEAEAAARRLHALDQRRTGAQIAEETLAVMTGISPPYAVRGDLSLLSKGTAEMTAELLTTRLGADTGRLLMLFTQDAGGVSLDEDGRLPMPDKGAPDRAAVRRIVARAVPVPGSWLPPAGERPDLPAAWRKQTHLRDLVLVPMVRTAEGSEGAVWHGQLDGRRVEFTRETGIDRI; the protein is encoded by the coding sequence ATGAGCGATGTGGTGGTCCCGGACCAGGTGGATGTGCGGGTGTGGGGCAAGGAGCGGGGACTGCCGTATCCGTACCCCTTGATCTGTCATCTGCTGGATGTGGCAGCGGTGTTCGGCGCGCTGTGGGATGTCCTGTTGCACCCTCGGTTACGAGCGCGCGTCGCGGGGGAGCTTGGGCTGGGTGTGGGCGAGGCGCGAGCGGTGCTGGCGTGGTGGGCGGGTCTGCATGATCTGGGGAAGATCACGCCACCGTTCCAGGCGCAGGTGCCGGATGCGTTCAGGGCGTTGACGGGCGACGGGGTCTACGTTGCGGCGGCAGGGGCCGAGAGGTTGGCGGGGTTCCGGCACGAGCTGGGGACGCACTGGGCGTTGGTGTCATTGTTGGCGGAGGCCGGATATCCGGTATCGCGGGTGCAGGCGCGCAGTCTGCCGCATCAAGTGGCCCAGTTGCTGGGCGGGCACCACGGGTGTTTTGCAGATGTGGTGCCGCCCCGGCAAGCCGCGGCAGCCGGGCAGTATCAGGCGGGGCTGGGGCAGCGCGGGTGGCAGGAGCAGCGGCGCTGCCATCTTGAGGCGGTTCGGCGGGTAGTGGGGGCCGAGACCGTGCCGGCAGGGCAGCTGTCGGCGGCGACGTCGGTGCGGGTGTACGGGCTGGTCGTATTGGCGGACTGGCTGGCCAGCAGCGTCGAGTGGATCCTGCCCGGTCTGCCGTCCAGGACGTGGCCGGGCAGTGCGGAACAGTTGGATGCGCACTACCGGCAGGCTGCGCGGGACGCGCCTGGCGTGGTGGCGACGGCGCGACTGGGCCGTACCGAGTTCCCGCGTAAGAAGGCTTTGAAGTTCGAGGAGTTGTTTCCGTTCACGCCGAACGCATTGCAGCAGGACATCGCGGAGGTCCTGCCCGGGCTGGTGGGGCAAGAAGGCTCGGGACTGGTACTGGTGACAGCGCCGACAGGCGACGGGAAGACGGAGGCAGCCCTGTTCGCGGCCGCGACGCTCGGTCGGGCCTCGGGGGCGCGAGGGGTGTACTTCGCGTTGCCGACGATGGCGACCGCGGACCAGATGTTCCCCCGGGTGGCCTCGTTCGCCGAGCGCGTGCTGACCGGGGAGCGGGCCCTGTTGCTGATGCACAGCGCGGCCTGGCTGAGCCCCGCGATGGACGGCGTCCAGGGCGGACGCGCGACGGACACCTGGAGCCTCAAGGAGACCGTCGGACAGGGTGAGCAGGACGCGGATGCGTCAGACGATGAGTTCAGTGCGGCTCCGGCCACTGCGGTGGAGGCGCGTGCATGGCTGCGGGAGGGCGGCAAGCGGGGTTTTGTCGCGCCGTTGGGCGCGGGCACGATCGATCAGGCTCTCGCTGCGGTCCTGCTGGTCTCCTTCAACGCGCTGCGTCTGTTCGGCCTGTCGGACAAGGTGCTGATCGTGGACGAGGCGCATGCCTACGGGCCGTGGATGCAGACGCTCATGGTCCGCCTTCTGGAATGGCTGGGGGCGTTGCGGGCGCCGGTGGTGCTGCTGTCGGCGACGTTGACCGGCCGCTCCGCCAGTTCCCTCGTCGACGCGTACCGGCGGGGTGCCGGCTACACCGCGCCCTGCAACATTCAACCGGCCTACCCAGGCTGGCTGTTCACGGACGCCGCGACGGGAGAGGTGTCGCATGCGCGCGCGGTGGCGACCTTGCGCCCACGCACCCTGGACCTGTCGCTGCGGCAGGTGACCTGGGACTGCGATGACAGCGAAGCCCGGCTGAAGCCGGGCGGGCGACGCGGCGTACTACGTGAAGTCCTTGCTCCCGTGGCCGAGTTCGGCGGGACGGCGCTGGTGTGCTGCACGACCGTCGCTGAGGCACAACGCACCTTCCGCGACCTCCGCAGGGCGTTCCCGGCCCTGGCCCGCAGGAAGGGCGGGCTCCGGCTGCTTCACTCACGCTTCCCCGGCCTGCTGCGACAGGAGATCACCGCCGACTGCGAGCACGCCTACGGAAAGCCCGGCCCGGACGAACAGCCCTGTGCGCGGCCTGCGTCGATCCTGGTGGCGACCCAGATCGTGGAACAGTCACTGGACTTCGACTTCGACCTCGTGGTCAGTGACCTCGCTCCGCTGGCCCTACTCCTGCAACGCGCTGGCCGCGGACGGCGCCACGCCCGCGGGGCGGCCGGACGGCCCCACTGGGCGCGAGCGGAAGAGCGGCCTGCTCTGGTCATCCTGGAGCCCACCGGGCCGGACGGTGCGACCGAGCCCCCCAGGTCGTGGGGAGACGTCTACGACCACTCGCTTCTGCTGCGCTCGGCCGCCCTGCTGCGGGAGAAGGCAGGGCAGGGAATCGCTGTTCCCGGGGACGTGCAGCACCTCGTGGACGCCGTGTACGCGCAGGACTTCACCGATCGGCTGAAGGAGGCCGGCGGGGAGGAGGCCGAGGCGGCCGCGCGGCGGCTGCACGCACTCGACCAGCGCCGGACGGGTGCTCAGATCGCGGAGGAGACGCTCGCCGTGATGACTGGGATCAGTCCACCGTATGCGGTACGCGGTGATCTGTCCCTCCTGAGCAAAGGCACCGCGGAGATGACCGCGGAGTTGCTCACCACCCGGCTCGGTGCCGACACCGGACGCCTGCTCATGCTGTTCACCCAGGATGCGGGGGGAGTCTCGCTCGACGAGGACGGGCGACTCCCGATGCCGGACAAGGGTGCTCCGGACCGGGCGGCGGTGCGACGGATCGTCGCGCGCGCCGTACCCGTACCCGGCAGTTGGCTGCCTCCGGCTGGCGAGCGGCCCGACCTTCCTGCGGCCTGGCGCAAGCAGACCCACCTGCGTGACCTCGTCCTCGTACCCATGGTCCGTACGGCGGAGGGCAGCGAGGGCGCAGTCTGGCACGGTCAACTCGACGGCAGACGCGTCGAGTTCACGCGCGAGACCGGAATCGATCGAATTTGA
- a CDS encoding energy-coupling factor ABC transporter ATP-binding protein yields the protein MIIRIDSLTFRYPNGTTALDGVSFSVEAGERVAIVGANGAGKSTLARHLVGIERPASGTIEIDGRRADGLGIAELARTVGFVFQNPDDQLHAASVDKEVGFGPRNLGFPPARRAELVESALRRTGLTRWRDTHPHHLSLGERKRVALASVLAMDTPVVVLDEPTTGQDHASVVLLGNLVDDLAADGRTVLAITHDMDFCVEHFDRVLVLQNGRIAWDGPITGWLAHVAATDGQGLELPQLAHLGRRLGWEGPVTTVTDFLQRLAAETGPAPVTSTAP from the coding sequence ATGATCATACGGATCGATTCCCTGACGTTCCGCTATCCCAACGGCACCACGGCCCTGGACGGGGTGTCCTTCTCCGTCGAGGCCGGTGAACGGGTGGCGATCGTCGGCGCCAACGGCGCGGGCAAGAGCACCCTCGCCCGTCACCTCGTCGGCATCGAACGTCCGGCCTCCGGAACCATCGAGATCGACGGACGGCGGGCCGACGGCCTGGGCATCGCCGAACTCGCCCGCACCGTCGGTTTCGTCTTCCAGAACCCGGACGACCAGCTCCACGCGGCGAGCGTCGACAAGGAGGTGGGGTTCGGCCCGCGCAACCTCGGCTTCCCGCCGGCCCGCCGCGCGGAGCTGGTCGAATCCGCCCTGCGCAGAACGGGTCTGACGCGGTGGCGCGACACCCACCCCCACCACCTGTCGCTGGGCGAGCGCAAACGGGTCGCCCTCGCCTCGGTCCTCGCCATGGACACTCCGGTCGTCGTCCTCGACGAGCCGACGACCGGCCAGGACCACGCCTCCGTCGTCCTGCTGGGCAACCTGGTCGACGACCTGGCCGCCGACGGCCGGACCGTCCTCGCCATCACCCACGACATGGACTTCTGCGTGGAGCACTTCGACCGCGTCCTCGTCCTGCAGAACGGCCGCATCGCCTGGGACGGCCCGATCACCGGCTGGCTCGCACACGTCGCCGCCACGGACGGCCAGGGCCTCGAACTCCCCCAACTGGCCCACCTCGGCCGCCGACTGGGCTGGGAGGGCCCGGTGACCACCGTGACGGACTTCCTGCAACGCCTGGCCGCGGAGACCGGGCCCGCGCCGGTGACGTCCACCGCCCCGTGA
- a CDS encoding energy-coupling factor ABC transporter ATP-binding protein: protein MIEVKGFSFTYPTGSRPALRDIEFEVGPRELCAVVGGSGAGKSTLAGVVSGTVPHLTGGTAEGAVQVNGRDLADTPLSGLVGEVGLVMQNPFNQISGARFSVREEIAFGLENLGVPRDEMTARIDPVLHDLGLAGVADRSPYELSGGQQQLLAIGSILVMRPTVMVLDEPTSQLDAAGNALVFEALDTLKEKGVTVLLIEHRMERLARAADRVLVLDRGAIVANGTPEEVLADERLEEWGVAPLRYTVAARRAADRGLWPARRPLPVTLDAAAAGFGETVGRPDRGDWR, encoded by the coding sequence TTGATCGAAGTCAAGGGTTTCTCCTTCACCTACCCCACCGGCTCCCGGCCGGCGCTCCGCGACATCGAGTTCGAGGTCGGTCCCCGCGAACTGTGCGCGGTGGTGGGCGGCAGCGGCGCGGGCAAGAGCACCCTGGCCGGCGTGGTGAGCGGCACCGTTCCCCATCTCACCGGCGGCACGGCGGAGGGGGCGGTCCAGGTCAACGGCAGGGACCTGGCCGACACACCGCTGTCCGGGCTCGTGGGCGAGGTCGGGCTCGTCATGCAGAATCCGTTCAACCAGATCTCCGGCGCCCGCTTCTCGGTACGCGAGGAGATCGCCTTCGGCCTGGAGAACCTCGGCGTCCCACGGGACGAGATGACGGCCCGGATCGACCCCGTCCTGCACGACCTCGGGCTCGCCGGGGTGGCCGACCGGTCGCCGTACGAGCTGTCGGGCGGGCAGCAGCAACTGCTGGCCATCGGCTCGATCCTGGTCATGCGGCCCACCGTCATGGTGCTCGACGAACCGACCTCGCAACTGGACGCGGCCGGAAACGCGCTGGTCTTCGAGGCGCTCGACACCCTCAAGGAGAAGGGCGTCACCGTCCTGCTGATCGAACACCGGATGGAACGACTCGCCCGCGCGGCCGACCGCGTCCTCGTGCTCGACCGGGGGGCGATCGTGGCGAACGGCACGCCCGAGGAGGTACTGGCGGACGAGCGGCTGGAGGAGTGGGGAGTCGCACCGCTGCGCTACACGGTGGCCGCGCGCCGTGCGGCGGACCGGGGACTCTGGCCGGCCCGAAGGCCGCTCCCGGTGACGCTCGACGCCGCCGCCGCGGGATTCGGCGAGACGGTGGGCCGCCCCGACCGAGGAGACTGGCGATGA
- a CDS encoding energy-coupling factor transporter transmembrane component T family protein, producing MKAVRDTTPATGASGIHRLNPLTKLAFAVTVTVCAFAVVDYWWPLLLFGALLLPAAIGAGVLRRFLLLLATFWVPVAVVLFLVQGFFLPDAHDVIAQLGPLKLKSEGVSFAFLTALHILVLMGGFFLLLLTTHPGAFMSALSERRVSPSLIYIASAALQIVPALSRRATRILHAQQARGQVIHGLRGRARALIPLMGPLILGAFTDVGERAAAMETRGFGATRHPTSLTTVPDSGAQRCLRAALMLCAVAAVTVNVWGVMR from the coding sequence GTGAAGGCCGTGCGGGACACCACACCCGCGACCGGCGCCTCCGGCATTCACCGGCTCAATCCCCTGACGAAACTCGCCTTCGCCGTCACCGTGACCGTCTGCGCTTTCGCCGTGGTGGATTACTGGTGGCCCCTGCTGCTCTTCGGCGCCCTGCTCCTTCCGGCCGCGATCGGCGCGGGAGTGTTACGGCGTTTCCTGCTCCTGCTCGCCACGTTCTGGGTTCCGGTTGCCGTGGTCCTGTTCCTGGTCCAGGGATTCTTCCTGCCCGATGCCCATGACGTGATTGCCCAACTCGGACCGCTGAAACTGAAGAGCGAGGGCGTCTCCTTCGCCTTTCTGACGGCACTGCACATCCTGGTGCTGATGGGCGGGTTCTTCCTGCTGCTCCTCACCACCCACCCCGGGGCCTTCATGAGCGCCCTGAGCGAACGCAGGGTGTCGCCGAGCCTCATCTACATCGCGTCGGCGGCGCTGCAGATCGTGCCGGCGCTCAGCCGTCGCGCCACGCGCATCCTCCATGCCCAGCAGGCACGCGGCCAGGTGATCCACGGTCTGCGCGGCCGGGCGCGGGCGCTGATACCTCTGATGGGACCGCTGATCCTCGGCGCCTTCACCGACGTGGGCGAACGCGCCGCCGCCATGGAGACCCGGGGGTTCGGCGCCACCCGCCACCCCACGAGCCTCACCACGGTCCCGGACAGCGGGGCACAACGATGCCTGCGCGCCGCCTTGATGCTGTGCGCCGTGGCCGCGGTCACTGTGAACGTGTGGGGAGTCATGCGTTGA
- a CDS encoding thymidylate synthase, with protein MDVFRSFADAYTSGLQAVLDEGSDIPSVRDPLSKASDFGRNDRPYRELIAHRSTIENPTSCLAVTPHLPVNLSYCFGLLAWSLDGRNDVETPAYYRRGAHEYSDDQHTLSGAFGHRLITANGNQLEEVVGRIERDPAHRRAFALVLEPQDNFRQSREYPCAVGVHLFLRDGALVWLTVMRAQQALTVLPYDAFLFMGMQQYAAGLLGVPAGRYIHQAGTFHFYENETALARKIVDDPALPAALPAFPTTPEGAREAARELVDLESRLREAAQAQDTATVDKIAATPAVTDFADVARACLATHAYRKLGDTTSLVTSRAAEPAVAELISAI; from the coding sequence ATGGATGTTTTCCGTTCTTTTGCTGATGCCTATACGTCCGGTCTCCAGGCGGTCCTCGACGAGGGAAGTGACATCCCGTCGGTCCGCGACCCGCTCTCGAAGGCATCCGACTTCGGCCGCAACGACCGCCCCTACCGCGAACTCATCGCCCATCGCAGCACGATCGAGAACCCCACGTCCTGTCTCGCGGTCACCCCGCACCTGCCGGTGAACCTCTCGTACTGTTTCGGCCTCCTCGCCTGGTCGCTCGACGGCCGCAACGACGTGGAGACCCCCGCGTACTACCGCCGGGGCGCCCACGAGTACTCGGACGACCAGCACACCCTCAGCGGCGCCTTCGGCCACCGGTTGATCACGGCCAACGGGAACCAGCTGGAGGAGGTCGTCGGCCGCATCGAGCGCGACCCCGCCCACCGCCGGGCCTTCGCTCTGGTCCTGGAGCCGCAGGACAACTTCCGTCAGTCGCGGGAGTACCCCTGCGCCGTCGGCGTGCACCTCTTCCTGCGGGACGGGGCCCTCGTCTGGCTCACCGTGATGCGCGCCCAGCAGGCGCTGACCGTCCTGCCCTACGACGCCTTCCTCTTCATGGGCATGCAGCAGTACGCCGCCGGACTCCTCGGCGTGCCCGCCGGCCGGTACATCCACCAGGCCGGCACGTTCCACTTCTACGAGAACGAGACCGCACTCGCCCGGAAGATCGTGGACGACCCGGCGCTCCCGGCCGCTCTGCCGGCCTTCCCCACCACCCCGGAGGGCGCCCGCGAGGCGGCGCGGGAACTCGTCGACCTCGAATCCCGGCTGCGCGAGGCCGCCCAGGCGCAGGACACCGCCACGGTCGACAAGATCGCCGCGACGCCGGCCGTCACCGACTTCGCGGACGTGGCCCGCGCCTGTCTGGCCACCCATGCCTACCGCAAGCTCGGCGACACCACCTCCCTGGTGACCAGCCGGGCCGCCGAGCCCGCCGTCGCCGAGCTGATCTCGGCCATCTGA
- a CDS encoding B12-binding domain-containing radical SAM protein — protein sequence MILTVRPPLEPRCPDPAARQELADRLSRRRDLFERAGATAARPGRDPYLFPIMAALAPVATSRGGEVAYPGDPMCLYSALSLTIERSVARLVRGLAAQPSLDDVAADWGRYPDDAYRRAEDGPRSVLVADSRTTDGHVFDPRIWDDVAREAFITELRALRPKVLLLSSVSAGHRYALEMAELAKEHAPGCLVILGGRHADETVRYRHADGTADLSWSSTVEVIRDGRARPVVDFVVAGDGSPLLDLLLRAVGLVATPGFGPTPVEEVLDALDLVATHDGGTKGLGSIVGLTAEEAVLVPVQGERLGAAQLPSPYEAFSVRARFGIFTRAGSSPLGSRTAHMMTLDACPFKCTFCSESIQVSQRPTRFAVSETEHVARRIEQLVDWGTEAAFFDDPVFWGGNWKAITDFCHELARLRARRPEVRSFEWGAQLTVDVVLNRAKAKEVHEALDLMRENGCTYVYIGIESMAQQVMRNVGKNLLRRNPEAWVSKVREALTTIRDHGIRVGSSVLFGLDGENRQTIEETIEEIGRLIDDELLVMASPNILTYHPGTAITAAHGQDRLDYHSRKDNRPPYTYFEEAYPEVVSRLLDEDDIWFIHEASAKRWGSTRNSAAESAAPIGA from the coding sequence GTGATACTGACGGTTCGTCCACCCCTGGAACCGCGATGTCCCGACCCCGCCGCCCGGCAGGAGCTGGCAGACCGCCTCTCCCGCCGGCGCGACCTCTTCGAGCGGGCCGGCGCCACCGCCGCCCGCCCGGGCCGGGACCCCTACCTGTTTCCGATCATGGCCGCCCTGGCCCCCGTCGCCACCAGCCGTGGCGGGGAGGTCGCCTACCCCGGCGACCCCATGTGCCTCTACTCGGCCCTCTCCCTCACCATCGAACGGTCCGTCGCCCGCCTCGTGCGAGGTCTCGCCGCGCAGCCGTCGCTGGACGACGTCGCCGCCGACTGGGGCCGCTACCCGGACGACGCCTACCGCCGCGCCGAGGACGGACCGCGTTCCGTGCTCGTGGCGGACAGCCGTACCACCGACGGCCACGTCTTCGACCCGCGCATCTGGGACGATGTGGCCCGCGAGGCGTTCATCACCGAACTGAGGGCGCTGCGGCCCAAGGTGCTGCTGCTCAGCTCGGTGTCGGCCGGCCACCGCTACGCGCTGGAGATGGCCGAGCTGGCCAAGGAGCACGCACCGGGCTGCCTGGTGATCCTCGGCGGCAGACACGCCGACGAGACCGTCCGCTACCGGCACGCCGACGGCACGGCCGACCTGTCCTGGAGCAGCACGGTCGAGGTCATCCGCGACGGCCGCGCCCGGCCCGTGGTCGACTTCGTGGTGGCGGGGGACGGATCTCCCCTCCTCGACCTGCTGTTACGTGCGGTCGGGCTGGTGGCCACCCCCGGGTTCGGGCCCACCCCCGTCGAGGAGGTCCTCGACGCGCTCGACCTCGTCGCCACCCATGACGGGGGAACCAAGGGGCTCGGCAGCATCGTCGGGCTCACCGCGGAGGAAGCCGTGCTCGTCCCCGTGCAGGGGGAGCGTCTCGGCGCGGCCCAACTTCCGTCGCCGTACGAGGCGTTCTCCGTGCGGGCCCGGTTCGGGATCTTCACCCGCGCGGGCAGCTCCCCCCTGGGCAGCCGCACCGCCCACATGATGACGCTGGACGCCTGCCCCTTCAAGTGCACCTTCTGCTCCGAGAGCATCCAGGTGTCGCAGCGGCCCACGCGGTTCGCGGTGTCCGAGACCGAGCACGTCGCGCGGCGGATCGAGCAACTGGTCGACTGGGGAACGGAGGCGGCCTTCTTCGACGACCCCGTCTTCTGGGGCGGCAACTGGAAGGCGATCACCGACTTCTGCCACGAACTGGCGCGCCTGCGGGCCCGTCGGCCGGAGGTACGGTCGTTCGAGTGGGGCGCGCAGCTCACCGTGGACGTCGTCCTCAACCGCGCCAAGGCGAAGGAGGTGCACGAGGCCCTCGACCTCATGAGGGAGAACGGCTGCACCTACGTCTACATCGGCATCGAGAGCATGGCCCAGCAGGTCATGCGCAACGTCGGGAAGAACCTGCTGCGCCGCAACCCCGAAGCCTGGGTGAGCAAGGTGCGGGAGGCCCTGACCACCATCAGGGACCACGGGATCCGCGTCGGCAGCTCCGTGCTGTTCGGACTCGACGGCGAGAACCGGCAGACCATCGAGGAGACGATCGAGGAGATCGGCCGCCTCATCGACGACGAACTGCTCGTCATGGCCAGCCCGAACATCCTCACCTACCACCCCGGTACCGCGATCACCGCGGCACACGGGCAGGACCGGCTCGACTACCACTCGCGCAAGGACAACCGGCCGCCCTACACGTACTTCGAGGAGGCGTACCCCGAGGTGGTCTCCCGGCTCCTGGACGAGGACGACATCTGGTTCATCCACGAGGCCTCGGCCAAGCGATGGGGCAGCACCCGCAACAGCGCCGCCGAGTCGGCGGCCCCCATAGGCGCATGA